In the genome of Agelaius phoeniceus isolate bAgePho1 chromosome 14, bAgePho1.hap1, whole genome shotgun sequence, the window ACTGTGCCAAGTGCTGTGCAAGCACAGGACAGAACAGTCCAGATCCACTTCCCCTCCTTGGTATTCCCCCACAGAAACTTCCTGAGGGCACAAGCCCTGGCAGAGGGGGTGCACAGTGCTGCCTCTCACCAGGATAAAGGTTGTAGACTCCCATGCGATACTCCTGGCTGGTCCTGACGTTGAACAGCTGCCCGTGGAAGTGAACAGAGTGGATGTCCTCAGTGCTGCCCATGTTCAGGAGGTGCCATCGGACCCGTTGCTGCTGGGCCATcaccagcccaggcagggtgtCACTCACATAGCCATTGatggctgggaaaggcagcagtcAGGAGGGGCTCAAGGCTCTGGGGTATTCCCATCCTGCTatgggctgtgggatggaaaGGGCAAGGAGCCTCACCGTGGAAGGAATGGTTTCTCCTGAAGTCAGGGCTGTCCTGCTGGAGCCGGCAGGGAGGGCGGCAGTTTCTGGCCACGTTCTCTGGGAAGTACCAGCTTTTGGTCTCGTCAAAGATGGTGAAGAGCAGGGAGAACTCCTGCACAGCCAGCTGCCTCCTGGAAACGTAGCTCAGCACCCCACGGTTGCAGATGATCAGAGGCCCGATGAGGCCTGAGTGCAGgtccttctcctgccagggagccAGGGAATGAGGGGCTGCCTCTGAGCACGGGGAGGCACTGACACCAGCAAGAGACAGCCAAGAGGAAAGCACTGAACCTGTCTGCATCCCTGGCCTGGCTCCCTCTCTGGAGAGATTCATTTGTTGGGTTCACCGAGCTAAGAAAGGCTGAGCAGCAAGCATTTGCATGTGCTTTCAAGAGATgtggtgtctgtctgtccaacTGTCCAACAGTCCCTACTGCGCTGGACCCCAGGGCCAAATTCAGGAAGATTTGGCATGGGGGTAAGGAACTGCAGAATGCTGGTTTCTTGTAAGTATCATAAGCTGGAATAATTGGGGAAGGGGGTGAAAACCAAAtcggggaagggaaggggaagaggaaggggaagagaaggaggaaggggaagagaaggaggaaggggaagagaaggaggaagaggaagagaagagcaCCAGCATGTATTCATCATTGACACCTGAGAATCTACACAGTCCCAAGCTGCTTTCAGCGCAGCCCCATAGGAAATTCCTGACCTCCCAGGAGGACCCAGGCATGCTGCCCTCCTCCCCTTCCTGGGATGCCCCATGGGGACTCCCACCTACCAGGTCCACATTGGAGAAGTAAGCCCAGGCCTTGCAGTCAAACTCCTGCGTGGTTGGTGCCATCTGGGGCAGGACTTTCCAGGTGTATTTCTGTTGGCCACCAGGCTGCACCACcccaccctgctgtgctgtgccctcaTAGGCTGTCAGTGTGGAGTGGAAGGAGAAGGGCCGTGAGGCCAGGTTCTTGAATGTCACCTGCACCagagagaaggcagagcagtggAATGTGTGAGGGAGCAATGCTGACAGTGCTCTGGACCCTGGTGGGTCCAGCCAGCTGGTGGGAAGGATGTCCCTGGTTCCCAGGCCTCCAGCTGGTCTCCATGCAGTGGCCAACCCCTGCTGAACCACAAGCTGTAGCTGTGCAGTGCAATCTCTGGTGGAAAGCACATCCTGGGTTCATGTCAGACCCAACCCCTGCTGAACCACAAGCTGTAGCTGTGCAGTGCAGTCTCTGGTGGAAAGCACATCCTGGGTTCATGTCAGCAGGATGAGGCCCTTTGCCTGCTCAATGGAAGCAAGGTCAGCTACACTACTGCCTCTGGAGACCAAAGGTGCTGCACCCATCCTGGTGAAGATTTCTGTGAAAACTGGGCAACTTCTCCAGGGACACAAGTCCTGAGCCTTTCAACTTCTTCTCAGATAGGTGTTAAAGGAGTTTTGGTAGTGTGGGAAGACCAAGCCTGCCCTAATACAGAGCACCTAAAAGAGCTgcactgagccctgctgagctcACTGCCCTTTTTGCATCCCTTCACCCAAAAGGCTCCCCATGGAACCCAGGAGCTGATCAGGCCATGCTGTTGCAGGGGTTGGGTCTGGCTCAGCTCCAGGGCTTTGCTTCTGAACACTTTGAGGTTCCTGCTGGCCCACTCCTCCAGCCACTGAGGTCCCAGTCTGGTGCCATTCACATGCCAACAGGGCAGCTCCTGTCCCCAAGTCCTGAAGGTTAGCCCAtgggcactgcagagcagcactccCTCTGGCTGAActccaacaacaacaacagggGGATTCATGGTTTTATAGAAAATGGGAACTTTCTACTCACCATGATGACATCCTGAACTTCTGCCCTGATGTAGGGCCCGAGGATGCCCAGGTGTTCATCCAGCTCTCTCCGCTGCACCGGCTGCGTGAAGGAATCGTCCAGGTACTCTCGGAAAACCACCTTGCGGTACTGCCAGGAGTGCTTCCCCCTGCTCCTCCGGGGGTCCCTGCAGGGGTGACAGTCAGCTGAGTCAGGGGACACTGTCCCACAGCGAGGACAGCCACGGCAGGGTTGCTACAGGTCAGGGGGATACAGAGCCAGAGCATCCCTGACCCACTTGCAAGGAAGCTCAAAGTTTCTGGAGGTTTAAACCCCCCTGGGTAGAGGGGAGATGCTGGGAGCATCCTTCCCCTGGGCTGCTTGGCTGGGTTGTACTGGCACAGAACTGTGATCCTGCCTGCCAGGACACGCCATCTCATGCATCattgtgaccgtgttcacaggggtctgaggaagagggaagagatgaggatccgactccatgtttcagaaggcttgatttattattttatgatatatattatattaaaactatactaaaagaatagaagaaaggatttcatcagaaggctagttAAGGATAGAAAAGAAGGGATGATAACAAAAGATTTTTTCTTGGACAGAGAGTTTGAGCCAgatgactgtgattggccattaattagaaacaactctatgaGATTAATCACAGATCTACttgttgcattctacagcagcagataatcattgtttacattttgtttttgaggcctctcagcttctcaggagaaaaaaatcttaaggaaaggatttttcataaaagctGTCTGTGACACATCATGCTGTGCCTTGCAGTGCAGGAGGAATGCATGCAGGAACATCACACTTACGTTGCTTTTAGGAAGTGCTGGGGTCTCTGGTCCCCGTACTCCCACATCACCTCCACTGCTGCAATGAAGTACTGCCGCATCTCCCCCTGGAAGGAGCGTGGGTCATGCTCCTCTTCCCCATACATGTCAAAGTCCTCCATGGTCTGCTCTGTGTCACTGTACTCATCATAGTCTGTCTTGGCAGTCTTTGAGGGGCTGGAATGTGTCCCATTGTTCAGGGCCGGttcctccctgtgccctgggatgtggctcctctccccagctgtgctgttgCTTTCCTCATCCTCCTTAGGCTCTCCTAGGCCCAGGACCTCTCTGTTCCCTATTTCTCTGAGGACATCTTCTCTGCCGATCACCTGACATCCATGAGGAGTGTCTTGCACATACTCTGCTGGCTTTCTGGTGCTGTTGTTGAGAGGGGGACTACTTGGAGACAGTGAACAGTTCTCTCTGGTGGCTGATTTCAGAGACATTCCTTCTGGGCTTTGCCCAGACCTTCTCCCAGGCACATGGTCCTCCGTGGCAttggccttgagctgctgaggCTCAGGACCGGACTgacccagctgctccacagAGTTTGTCTCCTCCTCCATGTGGCTTCTCCCCTGAGTTTGCTCTCTCCCAGGAGCCCCCCacaccacagctctgcctggctgcagctcggccacagctgggctgtgcaagTCCCCCATGTTcaccacagcccctggggagcctgggtcCCAGTTTGAGGCCAGGtctgcagcctcagcagtgccctgccttTCTGAGCTGCTCTCTGCCCCTGCTGGTCCTGTGCCCAGTGCTCCCCATGAGGGCAGGGATCTTTGTGGGGCTGCCATCACCTCGGGCAAGGTGTCACTTGATACCAAGGACCTCTTCTTGAATTGAGTGATGCAAAATGGAGAATGAGGTCCACACGCCTTTGGGGCTTCCTTATTCACTGCTGTCTCAGGGGGCTGGCTgttcccctgctctgccccatcaGAGACAGGCTTTCTGCTGCTGGTGTTGGGAAGACCCAAACCTCTGCTCTCCAGTGACCTGGCTTGTTTAGGTCTCCAGTCAGGGCTTCTGGCTGTAACTCTGTGTCTCAGAAACTGCTCAGAGCTCTTTAAGAAGCCATTGGGGAATGGCCTGGTGTCATTGGTCACAACATTTGATTCAGAAAGGGCAATACTGTCCAGCTCTGCTAATTCCTTAGCGTCCTGAAACACTTCTTTCAAAACTACTTCATCCCTCTCTTCTGTCATTACATATCTGGGTGGCTCAAGGTCATTGCTGTTTGCAAAGGTGGTGTCTGGAAGGCCTTTGGCAAGTCCACTGGCTTTTTCTGTGCCATTTTTCGCAGGCAAGGGGTTGCTCTCATCTGTGAAGGTTTCTCCTGGTACAGGTTTGTCTGACAAAGAAACATTTTGCTCTTCAAAAGTTTCATAAAAGCCTTGTGAAACCACTTTGTGAGGCCTTTTGTCCAGCCTAGCATCTAGGTCATTTGATGAATAATTGCTTTCTATGGTGTGACTGTGAACCACAGCATGAGAAGTCCTATTATCTTCTGTCTCATCTGGAGGTGCAGAAGGATTGTTCAATGTGGAGGAAGAGTTGTGATCAATACTTAGAGACAGGCCTGTACTGATTGTCTCCTCTGAGTCATACAGGTTAAAGGATATTTTATCAGCCCTTTTTAGCAACTTGTCCTCTTTTCCCTTTGAAGACACATCTTGAAGTGCCAGGTTGTGCTCCAGATCATTCTGGTGAATTGAGCTCCCATTCTCCTGAAGAGGGCCTTTGCCAGCAGCATAAGCAATGGAGTCCCACAAGCTTGTTGCATGAGTAGCTGTCTTTTGAGGCTCTGCTTCCAGGTTCTCTATTCTACCACCAGACTGGACTGTCATTCCTTTtactggctcctgcagctctggagcatctcctggagctgctgtggcttgGTGCAGCCATTGCTGATCTTCTTCTGAGCTCACAGTACCATGGACCCTTCCACTGACGCTTGCCAAGTGTTCTCCAGGTGGGACTGCTCCAAACCCTTCCTCCTGGCTGGTGATTTTTGACAATTCTTCATCTTCCAAGAAGGACTCATAGGACACTGGGTCATAGCTCGTCTCTGGCAGAGGAGCCATGGAAATATCATGTGGATTTGACATTGTTCCTAAAAATGTTGATGTGCCATTGGAAGAGGCATCAGAAATCTTGCCATTGCTCTGGAGGGCCCCATGTTCTGTCAGGCACAATCTTGTCTTCTCTATCTCATTTCTGGAAGAGGTGATGTTGTTCAGTTGCTCATTCACACATGACTTCTTTCTTTTAGAGAAGCCCCTGGGCTGGAGTTCAAAGGCCACCTCCTCCCCATCAGAATACACATAATCTTCCTCATCAGTGTATTGCTCATACTGGCACTGCGACACCGTGAACTTGGCATGCATCCCTCGGTCCCTGAAATCAGGATTTAGGCACCCCAGCGTCCACACACCTGTCTCAAGAGAGGCCAAAAGGACACCATTAGCCCACTTCAGTGGGAAATTAAAGAGATGCCATTAccatgctgctcccttgctAGTGCAACCTGTATTTTCAGGCAACCTCTGGCTCATGGTAGTGATTCCATGCTTTCATAGTCCCTAGAGTGTCTTACAGCCAGACCCACAGGGTTGCTGGCAACATCAGAGCCTTACAAGCAccatcagcagggctggcagagcttaGTGAGCTCCACACACCTGTGAGGGCCCAAGCACAGCTTGGTGAGAGCAGTTAATGCAGTGAGAACCCGTggagcctccagcagcagcagcagtcaccATAACCCATCCCCAAAGACATCCTGGTGCTGTCAAACACACCTCTCTCCCAAAGACAGTCAGCACAGCTCTCCCactgaaggagaaagaaatgaaaggcTGCCTCCCTCTCACATCCCCAGCCAGTGTGTTTGCTCCCAGCAGAGGGTGAGATGTGTGATTtctgggctttgctgctggagagagctgcCACCTGCTGccggctgagctgctgctctgcttctgAGGAAGCAGAGGAATCTGAGCTCAAACGGATGTGAGGCTTGGCTGGGCTGTAGAAAGCTTCCTGGGGTGTCTACAAACCCTGACAGCTTGGTTCAGGCTGCAGTGCTCATGACCTTCATATCAGTGTTGCAACCACATGGTAAATCCTGTGTCTTCTCTGTGAGGAGGAAATGGTTTGACCGCTCTAAGAGAAAAGTGCTGAGTGAGAGGAAATATAACTGAACTCTGAAGCAAATCTTTTCTCTGACTTCTCCGTGGCTGTGGTTTCTGTCCTTGCAGAAGTGTGGAGATAAATGGCATGACCAACAGCTGaacccacagcagggacagcactgccaCTCCCCTTCACCTTCAAGCTTggagccaagattgcaaatgtccaCCAGGCTCATGTTACTGCAGCCAGCTACTGGTTTGGCAGCATGTGTGACCTTAACACACCCTACTGATTAAGTAAAATACTGTAATTCAATTTATTTGATTTAAGCTTTGAAAGATTCGATCACTGCCTCTCACTTTGCTGTTCTAGCCGGCTGTGGATCCCTTTGCTCTCAGAACTGTCAAAGGGAATTGGGCACCCATCAGGGAACTGGCTGGAAGTGCTCATTGATCTCTGCTGGGATGCCAAGCCCGTGGTTGACAGAATAGCCCATGTCACTAACCTGGCTTTTCCAAGCTCATGACAACTGTTTCTCCAGAAAACGGGAACAGAGTGAGCACGTCCTCAAAGACCATGTTGCGCTTGAAGGTGTTTCCAGAGAAGAAGATGGAGAGGAAATCTGTTTGGGCCCCAACACTCAGGACATACCAGTACACAACGTCGTTCAGGCAGAGTTTTGTTTGCAGGTTGTCAAATACAAAGCCATTAATAGCTGGAAGAGGGCAGGGGTGAAACATTTCAAGACCAAATTCCCTCCatggctgctgagctgctgtgcatCCCCCGCTCactccctggggcagggatgagCCCGTGTCTGTGGGGCCTTTGCAGGGCTGAGTACTCACTGTGCATCACATTGGAGGCATAAAACTGAGGGTCCTGGGTATCCACATGGGCTGCATCAGAGCAGAACCTCTTGATGTTCTCCTCCAGGTACCAGCTGTGGTTCTCATCAAAGACTGAAAACAGCACCAACTTCATGTTGTCTGACATTATCTggaaaagagagggaagaaatTATTCCTGGTCTGATCAGAGCACCCCTGGTGCCCAGTGTAGCTGTCAGGTCTCAGACTGGGTGTATGGAGAAGTTTACTGCTATTTCACAGGAGCTAGGGTGCAGATCTGGTGAAAAGAGAGCATGCAAGGGAGGATGGGGAAGGCAGTCATTAGGACTGCTGGTAGGGTTGAAGAAAACAGGACAGATACATTTTGGTTTACTTAAATATTCACCTACCACAGTCATTCCAGCCTTTCAGCCTAGAAGTTGAGGCAACAAAGGAAAGACCCACCTGATTTCCCCTCTGATCCATGGACTTCTTGGAGCAGATGAGGAGGGGCCCAATCAGGCCTGAGGCAGTGTCTCTGACGGGGTTGATGGAGCTGTAGTAGAAACGGGTGAGGCAGCGAGGATCTGCCTCCGTTGGGCCATCCTCAGTGGTGAGACTCCAGCTGTAGGTGAATGACTTCCCAGGGGCAATGGCAATATCCTTCACATCTTTCTCTGGCAACACACAACCCAAGAGCAGACCAGTTATGTCTGGGCTGCTCCTGCGAGGGGTGATCCCACTTTTTAAAAGAGCTCAGAAAGGTTTCCTGACCAcaccagctgcagagggaaccACCCATGCCCATCCCAGGATCCTGGTGGGATGTGGGATGGCCCTGCACAAGTCATGGTCCTGGGAGCACAGTAACAAGGGGTGAAAGCAGTTCTGAGAATGAAacctggagggaaaaaaaaaacaaccccagagCAAAAACTACAAACCTGCAAGAGGGAGAGTCTAAATCACAGTGAACCTCC includes:
- the F8 gene encoding coagulation factor VIII, whose translation is MVLVGALCSLLLLCLVEEGISKVRRYYIAAVETSWDYTHSDLLSVLQAPAGILGHAGPRAPPAGVPPQYRKAVFVEYPDGSFTEPKLKPAWMGLLGPTIRAEVHDTVVITFKNLASRPYSLHAVGVSYWKASEGAGYEDETSQPEKEGDRVDPGRTHTYVWEIQENQGPTDDDSACLTHSYSSNTNSVKDINSGLIGALLVCRPGTLASDGNEGLQKEFVLLFAVFDEGKSWYSEQGSVPAAAQPQAHNRTELHTINGYINGSLPGLTLCLKKQVHWHVIGLGSGPEVHSIFFEGHTFLVRSHRLSSLEISPATYLTAQTMPGTAGWFRMFCQILSHQQVGMEAFVKVEECPEERLLKTGKQLNEPEDLDYPEEDEQTFHVIQARSFAKDRPMTWTYYIAAEEMDWDYAPVKPVSLDRNMSSLYLEPGPQRVGSKYKKVVFVEYEDAAFRKRKLSNQQDKGILGPVIKGEVGDQFKIVFRNLASRPYNIYPHGLTSVRPYYAMRRSQEKDVKDIAIAPGKSFTYSWSLTTEDGPTEADPRCLTRFYYSSINPVRDTASGLIGPLLICSKKSMDQRGNQIMSDNMKLVLFSVFDENHSWYLEENIKRFCSDAAHVDTQDPQFYASNVMHTINGFVFDNLQTKLCLNDVVYWYVLSVGAQTDFLSIFFSGNTFKRNMVFEDVLTLFPFSGETVVMSLEKPGVWTLGCLNPDFRDRGMHAKFTVSQCQYEQYTDEEDYVYSDGEEVAFELQPRGFSKRKKSCVNEQLNNITSSRNEIEKTRLCLTEHGALQSNGKISDASSNGTSTFLGTMSNPHDISMAPLPETSYDPVSYESFLEDEELSKITSQEEGFGAVPPGEHLASVSGRVHGTVSSEEDQQWLHQATAAPGDAPELQEPVKGMTVQSGGRIENLEAEPQKTATHATSLWDSIAYAAGKGPLQENGSSIHQNDLEHNLALQDVSSKGKEDKLLKRADKISFNLYDSEETISTGLSLSIDHNSSSTLNNPSAPPDETEDNRTSHAVVHSHTIESNYSSNDLDARLDKRPHKVVSQGFYETFEEQNVSLSDKPVPGETFTDESNPLPAKNGTEKASGLAKGLPDTTFANSNDLEPPRYVMTEERDEVVLKEVFQDAKELAELDSIALSESNVVTNDTRPFPNGFLKSSEQFLRHRVTARSPDWRPKQARSLESRGLGLPNTSSRKPVSDGAEQGNSQPPETAVNKEAPKACGPHSPFCITQFKKRSLVSSDTLPEVMAAPQRSLPSWGALGTGPAGAESSSERQGTAEAADLASNWDPGSPGAVVNMGDLHSPAVAELQPGRAVVWGAPGREQTQGRSHMEEETNSVEQLGQSGPEPQQLKANATEDHVPGRRSGQSPEGMSLKSATRENCSLSPSSPPLNNSTRKPAEYVQDTPHGCQVIGREDVLREIGNREVLGLGEPKEDEESNSTAGERSHIPGHREEPALNNGTHSSPSKTAKTDYDEYSDTEQTMEDFDMYGEEEHDPRSFQGEMRQYFIAAVEVMWEYGDQRPQHFLKATDPRRSRGKHSWQYRKVVFREYLDDSFTQPVQRRELDEHLGILGPYIRAEVQDVIMVTFKNLASRPFSFHSTLTAYEGTAQQGGVVQPGGQQKYTWKVLPQMAPTTQEFDCKAWAYFSNVDLEKDLHSGLIGPLIICNRGVLSYVSRRQLAVQEFSLLFTIFDETKSWYFPENVARNCRPPCRLQQDSPDFRRNHSFHAINGYVSDTLPGLVMAQQQRVRWHLLNMGSTEDIHSVHFHGQLFNVRTSQEYRMGVYNLYPGVFGTVEMWPSHAGIWRVECKVGEHQEAGMSALFLVYDLNCQNALGMASGSIADSQITASGQYGQWAPYLARLDNTGSINAWSTDRSNAWIQVDLLHPTIIHGIKTQGARQKFSSFYISQFVVFYSLDGRRWKTYKGNATSTQMLFFGNVDASGVKENRFRPPVVARYIRIHPTHYNLRATLRMELLGCDLNSCSMPLGMENRGIPDEHITASSHSANIFSRWTPALARLNLQGRTNAWRPQSNSPREWLQVDFEVTKKVTAIITQGAKALFTQMFVKEFAVSISQDGMHWSPVLQNGKEKIFKANQDHQSTVRNSLEPPLFARYVRIHPHQWHNHIALRVEFLGCDTQQEY